The proteins below are encoded in one region of Tomitella fengzijianii:
- a CDS encoding ATP-binding cassette domain-containing protein: MEPGSGDGPSGPERVIVLGGDRVRIGRGADNDVVMDDLTVSHRHAELRPRPGGGSRIRYEIVDLHTDGGTYLNGGPVERADVRDGDVIGIGHATFVLDGTRLTEFDDAAGVWLEVEGLVVTAADDGHRLLDSVSFPVPERCLVGVIGPSGAGKSTLLSALTGQLDADEGRVLYDGRDLHRDYAELRQRIGVVPQQDILHVHLPLRRALGFAARLRFSRDTTADERDARVDAVIAALGIAGREDQRIVTLSGGQRKRVSVALELLTKPSLLLLDEPTSGLDPGMDRSMMMLLAGLAHEGRTVIVVTHSVLNLQFCDRLLVMAPGGRVAYYGPPEQTLRFLGFDSWPEAFDAFQNDGVRDWAGEYRASELHAGYVSGPGGRGEGDAMSAPARRLTVRRWIGLARTLVARYVAAIASDRMFLAIMAALPIVLGAMARALAGQALDAEHTVNTVLIICVGAVLTGTANSVRELVKERPIYRRERAVGLPRSAYLTSKVLVLGTISVVQALVLTAVAVAGVHVDPLGFGGVWGQVHLELLIIAAALAFTAMMGGLVVSALVGREEVTMPLLVLIAIVQVIFCGALLPLYSIPGLAEISWFVPARWALGAMAGTLHLQELLPGKFGDDPLFASDVGSWVMDLGILAALSVTAGGVVYWLLRRQEPAVMRRR, from the coding sequence ATGGAACCTGGCTCGGGCGACGGGCCGTCCGGTCCCGAGCGGGTGATCGTGCTCGGCGGGGATCGGGTGCGGATCGGCCGCGGTGCGGACAACGACGTGGTGATGGACGATCTGACCGTCTCCCACCGGCACGCCGAGCTGCGGCCGCGCCCCGGGGGCGGGTCGCGAATCCGCTACGAGATCGTCGACCTGCACACCGACGGCGGCACCTACCTCAACGGGGGTCCGGTGGAGAGGGCCGACGTCCGCGACGGCGACGTCATCGGCATCGGGCATGCCACGTTCGTACTCGACGGCACACGTCTGACGGAGTTCGACGACGCGGCCGGGGTGTGGCTGGAGGTCGAGGGCCTGGTGGTCACCGCCGCCGATGACGGTCACCGCCTGCTGGACTCCGTGTCGTTCCCCGTTCCCGAACGCTGCCTCGTGGGGGTGATCGGGCCCAGCGGCGCGGGCAAGTCGACGCTGCTCAGCGCCCTCACCGGGCAGTTGGACGCGGACGAGGGGCGCGTGCTGTACGACGGCCGCGACCTGCACCGCGACTATGCGGAGCTGCGCCAGCGGATCGGTGTGGTGCCGCAGCAGGACATTCTGCACGTGCACCTGCCGTTGCGCCGGGCGCTGGGTTTCGCCGCGCGCCTGCGATTCTCCCGGGACACCACCGCCGACGAGCGTGACGCCCGGGTGGATGCGGTGATCGCCGCGCTGGGCATTGCCGGACGGGAGGATCAGCGCATCGTCACGCTCTCCGGCGGCCAGCGCAAGCGCGTCAGCGTCGCGTTGGAGCTGCTCACCAAGCCGTCGCTGCTGCTGCTGGACGAGCCCACCTCGGGGCTGGACCCGGGCATGGACCGCTCGATGATGATGCTGCTGGCCGGTCTGGCGCACGAGGGGCGCACGGTCATCGTGGTGACGCACAGCGTGCTGAACCTGCAGTTCTGCGACAGGCTTCTGGTGATGGCGCCGGGCGGCAGGGTGGCGTACTACGGGCCGCCCGAGCAGACCCTGCGTTTCCTCGGCTTCGACTCGTGGCCGGAGGCGTTCGACGCGTTCCAGAACGACGGCGTGCGCGATTGGGCGGGGGAGTACCGCGCCTCGGAGCTGCACGCCGGCTATGTGAGCGGCCCCGGGGGGCGTGGCGAGGGGGACGCGATGAGCGCGCCGGCGCGCAGGCTCACGGTGCGTCGGTGGATCGGGCTGGCGCGCACCCTGGTGGCCAGGTACGTGGCGGCGATCGCCTCGGATCGGATGTTCCTCGCGATCATGGCGGCACTGCCGATAGTGCTCGGCGCGATGGCGCGGGCGCTGGCGGGACAGGCGCTCGACGCCGAGCACACGGTGAACACGGTGCTGATCATCTGCGTCGGCGCGGTGCTGACCGGGACGGCCAATTCGGTGCGCGAGCTGGTCAAGGAGAGACCGATCTACCGCCGCGAACGCGCAGTGGGGCTGCCGCGGTCCGCCTATCTGACCTCCAAGGTGCTGGTGCTGGGGACGATCAGCGTGGTCCAGGCTCTGGTGCTCACCGCGGTGGCGGTGGCCGGAGTGCACGTGGATCCGCTGGGGTTCGGCGGCGTGTGGGGGCAGGTGCACCTGGAGTTGCTGATCATCGCGGCGGCGTTGGCGTTCACCGCGATGATGGGCGGGCTCGTGGTGTCGGCGCTCGTGGGCCGCGAGGAGGTGACGATGCCGCTGCTGGTGCTCATCGCCATCGTGCAGGTGATCTTCTGCGGCGCGCTGCTGCCGCTGTACTCGATACCCGGGCTGGCGGAGATCTCCTGGTTCGTCCCGGCACGGTGGGCGCTGGGCGCCATGGCCGGCACGCTGCACCTGCAGGAACTGCTGCCCGGAAAGTTCGGCGACGACCCGCTGTTCGCGTCCGACGTGGGTTCGTGGGTGATGGACCTCGGCATCCTCGCCGCGTTGTCGGTGACGGCCGGGGGCGTGGTGTATTGGTTGCTGCGCAGGCAGGAGCCGGCGGTGATGCGGCGCCGATGA
- a CDS encoding glutaminase: protein MRSPIHEYLTELLQSCEVVQGGAPASYIPELAEADPSQFAIGLSAVDGAVYCAGDAEVEFTIQSISKPFVYGFALEDLGPEKVWDAVDVEPSGDAFNELSLEPETGRPMNPMINAGALATHALLLPGGGVDARVERIRSGLSALAGRELEIDEQVYHSEMETAYRNRALANMLRSAGNVDLEPLQLVRGYTRQCAVRVTTRDLAIMAATLSNGGVQPWTGERVFSARVVRQVLTVMTTCGMYDSAGDWLSTVGIPAKSGVGGGIIGVLPGQAGIATFSPPLDTHGNSVRGVGVFERMTEDMGLHLMSVPPPARSVLRDDGEITTADGGRVGIYALQGAIQFAGAEWIARHLEQFPPESPTVAWDLSRTYSVNKVARRLLLEIARGLEDDGRTVVLIDPDGVIADPVIGDGRRLRVVDSLAGIVGEEALRVPAYYTSPSVDTPTPDVTTVE, encoded by the coding sequence ATGCGATCGCCGATCCACGAGTACCTCACCGAATTGCTGCAATCGTGCGAGGTCGTCCAGGGCGGCGCGCCCGCGTCCTACATCCCGGAGCTCGCCGAGGCGGACCCGTCGCAGTTCGCGATCGGCCTGTCGGCGGTGGACGGCGCCGTGTACTGCGCCGGCGACGCGGAGGTGGAGTTCACCATCCAGTCGATCTCCAAGCCGTTCGTCTACGGGTTCGCGCTCGAGGACCTCGGCCCGGAGAAGGTATGGGACGCGGTGGACGTGGAGCCCTCGGGGGACGCGTTCAACGAGCTGTCGCTGGAACCGGAGACCGGCCGTCCGATGAACCCGATGATCAATGCCGGCGCGCTGGCCACCCACGCGCTGCTGCTCCCCGGGGGCGGGGTGGACGCGCGCGTGGAGCGGATCCGTTCCGGATTGTCGGCGCTGGCGGGGCGCGAGCTCGAGATCGACGAGCAGGTCTACCACTCCGAGATGGAGACCGCGTACCGCAATCGGGCGCTGGCGAACATGCTGCGCAGCGCGGGCAACGTGGACCTGGAGCCGCTGCAGCTGGTTCGCGGCTACACCCGGCAGTGCGCGGTGCGCGTGACCACCCGCGACCTCGCCATCATGGCCGCCACGCTGTCCAACGGCGGGGTGCAGCCCTGGACGGGCGAGCGGGTGTTCTCGGCGCGCGTGGTGCGCCAGGTGCTCACCGTCATGACCACTTGCGGCATGTACGACTCGGCGGGCGACTGGCTCTCCACCGTGGGCATCCCGGCGAAGAGCGGCGTGGGCGGCGGCATCATCGGCGTGCTGCCCGGCCAGGCGGGGATCGCGACGTTCTCGCCGCCGCTGGACACGCACGGCAACAGCGTGCGCGGGGTCGGCGTGTTCGAGCGGATGACGGAGGACATGGGCCTGCACCTGATGTCGGTCCCGCCGCCTGCGCGCTCGGTGCTCCGCGACGACGGCGAGATCACGACGGCCGACGGCGGCAGGGTGGGCATCTACGCGCTCCAGGGCGCCATCCAGTTCGCGGGCGCCGAATGGATCGCGCGGCACCTCGAGCAGTTCCCGCCGGAGTCGCCCACCGTGGCCTGGGACCTCTCGCGCACCTACTCCGTCAACAAGGTGGCGCGCAGGCTGCTGCTGGAGATCGCGCGCGGGCTCGAGGACGACGGCCGCACCGTCGTGCTGATCGATCCGGACGGGGTGATCGCGGACCCGGTGATCGGCGACGGGCGGCGGCTGCGCGTGGTGGATTCGCTCGCCGGGATCGTCGGCGAGGAGGCGCTGCGCGTGCCTGCCTATTACACGAGCCCCAGCGTGGACACCCCGACGCCCGACGTCACCACGGTCGAATAG